The genomic stretch AGGACAGATCGTTGATATTACTTCAGCTAATGGTGATAAAGTTTTTGTGGTTATTGAGTAGATTATGTTAAGAGTCAAGTTGAAAGTTAACGAAAAACGTTTCTCCATCCCTGTTCCCTATTCCGTTTTAAATTTGGCTTGTTTAATTATTACATCAAAAAAGATTAATCATTTAATTAATAAAGCAATCGAAAAAGAAGGTAGTAAATTCATCTTCCCGAAAATTGAAAGAAATGATTTGAAGCCATTGTTGCAGGGGCTTTCTAAAAACCGTGGAGTCACCCTTGTTGAAACGAAATTGAAGGATGGAACTGAGGTCGTAGTAAAACTTTAAGATTACATTTTTAGTATTTGACTTTTTGACCATCTTTTAGCACTTGAGCTCATAGTCGTTCCAACTTGAAAAGTCTAATTTCCTGTAAGAAGTGGAGAAATTAGACTTTTTATTTAAAAATAGACCTTCAACTAAATAACGCATAAAAATCAAAGGAACTTTAGGCAAAGTTCCTTTTTTCAATTTTATTTATTAGATTGGTTCATTCTATATTTTCAAGTAACTCTTTATAATATTGTCGTAAACTTTCTTTTAAAATAATGGGCTCAATGATTTTGACTGTTTTGCCTAATTTGGCAAGATATTTAATGATAAAACCTAGTTCGTTTTGCTCATATGTACCAATTATATATGTTTTTTCAAACTCATTGATTAGTTTCATAGATGGGTAGTGTTCCTTTTGAAATAATTCGATTCCCTCTTCATTAATCAACCATTTAAATTTAACAGCGTTTTCTGATGGTTTCCAAAGCGAATGTGAATTTAACTTCGTAATTTCCTTTAATTCCTCTAACGGCTGAATTTTAGTTATTTCAGCTGATGAAATGCGATCGCAACGGAAAACACGGTACGCCATTTTATCCATATCATAAGCTTGACAATACCAATATTCCTTCAAAACGTATATAGCAATCGGGTGAATAGTTCGAGATATATTTTTATATACAATTTTAAGTACAATATTTTGAACAGCTGCCATTAATAATATTTCTAAATGTTTACATTCTTCGATTTGTACGGCATTTTGAAAAGATACTCGATTTTGCATCCGCTCTATTTCCTGCTTTTGATTTTCCGACAGTTCATTGATGAATTTTTCATGTATTGTTCGGTAGGATACTTGAAATGGCAAATTCGAATAGCTTCCAAGTGCCTGCATAGCAAAGTAAAGCGCAAGAATTTCTTGAGTATTAAAAGAAATAGGTGGGAGCTTCATCTGATTCAGTATACGATAACCTCCGTAACGACCGTATTCTGCATAAAGCGGTACACCAATTTCCTCTATAGAAGCTACATCTCTTAAGGCTGTCCTTTTTGAAATCTGAAATTCCTGCATTAAATCCTGAAGTGTAAAATGCTGTTTTTGATTAATAAAGCGAAGAATTTGATTTATTCTTTCTGATTTTTTCATAAAAACCCCTCTTAATGGTGCCTAAAATTGTCACCTTTAGACAGTATACTTGTAAGTGTAATGAATATTGTTTAAGAAAACAATATGAACTTATTTATAAATTGGAATATTTCCAATGATCTAAATAAGAAAGAATTTACAATAACTAAAGGAGCTATTATTATGACTGTACAATTAAACTCATTTTTAATGATGAATGGCAATGCAAAGGAAGCAATTGAATTTTACAAAGAAGCTCTTGATGCAAAACTTTTATTTAGTCAAACTTTTGGAGATGCACCAGAAGACTCTAACTCCCCACTTCCAGAAAACTTAAAGGATTTAGTCGCACACGCAATCTTAAAAATTGGTGAAACGAATATTATGATTGCAGATCTATTTCCCACTATGATTTATCGAAATGGGAACAACGTGAATATTTGTATCACTACTAATGAAATAGAGAAAACCAACACTTTTTACAATTCGTTGAAGGAAGATGGCCAAGTGGTTATGCCGTTGCAACCTGTCCATTTTAGTCCAGCTTATGGCATAGTAACTGACAAATACGGGGTAACTTTTCAAATTTTCACAGCTAAATCAGAAGATGCAGTAAAAAGAGGACATCAAAAAGAAATTTAAGTTATTAATACCTCAATCTTTTACCTATCATAACGTTAAGTTAGCGTTAAATTAGAAGGAACTTCATTCATTGCGAAGAAGTTCCTTTTTCATTGTAAACTACCTCATTCGCTAATCTTTCACCCTTTATTTTTGATGATTAAAAAATAATCTGATTTTCTCAAAACTAAAAATACCAAATCAATTTTTATTAAAGAATAACTAAAAATTCTATGAATAAAATGGTTTGACGGGATGATGGTGTAACATTGCTAGCAAGCATATAGATTGGTGCGCATCAGGAAATTAAGTAACTGTCGAATCTATATTGGAAAGGCGGGGTTGAATGAAAAAGAAAGCGCTTTTTTCCATTCCAATTAGTTTGCTACTAATCGCCATGATTGTCACTTCGTTTTTTTTAATTCACATGAAACCAAACACAAAAAATGTATCACAAGCACACAAATTAGCCGTTTATACAAAATCTTCAGTTGTACGAATTTTAGATTATGCAACTGTCAAATGGTCTTTCGATTTATCCGATCAGCGTGTGATTAATGTTCTTCAAAAAGATGATTACAAAACATCAGTATCCGATTTAGGCTCCGGTGTCATTATTAGTTCAAATGGATACATCATCACAAATTCTCATGTGCTAGAAAGTTCACATATTATGACAGATGATGATATTGGAACTAATGCTTTTGATATAATTGTGAATGAAGTAGCATCTGCAAACAATTGGGACTATGATCAGACTTACGATTATATGTATAAAAATACAACATATAAAGTAATCGAAAAAGGAACATCTGTCTATTTACCTGATGTAAATGAATCAATTAAAGCAGAAGTTAAAATGAATACATCGTTAACTAATGCAGCACAAGATGTGGCTGTATTAAAAATTGATGGAAAAGGCTTTCCAACCATCCCTCTAGGTGATTCTGATTCCCTTCAAAGTCAAGATCAAATTTGGGTGATTGGTTACCCAGCCGCAGCAGATTCTAACTTATTTTCAGATGATTCATTACTTGTCCCAACAATGAACGAAGGGCAGATTTCAGCCATTTCAAAAACAACCAAGCAAGGCACACCAGTAATACAAATCAATGCTGCTGCAACACACGGAAATAGTGGTGGACCGGTTATCGATCAGAATGGAAAAATCATCGGATTGCTCACATTTCGCGGTGACACCGTAAACGGTCAAGAAATACAAGGGTTTAATTTTGCTATCCCAGTGAATACAATTAAAAAATACATTGATTTATTAAATGTACCTCATTCAAGCAGTAACACTGATCGATTATTTAAAGAAGGAGCGGAGTTGTATTGGGGTGGTTATTATAAAGATGCTCTACTAAAATTCCGTACTGTCCAAGAAATCTATCCAAAGTACGCTGATATCAACCAATTCATCAGTGATTCTGCACAAAAATCTGATAGTAGCAAAATACTGTGGACTAATTATAAGGAGGCCTTTCTTCAATTTTATGTAATTTCAATTTTAATCATCATCTCTTTACTTATTTATACATTTACTTCTAATTCAAAACAAAATGTAAAAAATCGAACATTAACTGATCAAGATAAGGACGGTTGACTTTATTGAAAACACTGATATTCGTCATTTAAAAAAGGACTGTCTATATTTTGACAGTCCTTTCGCATTTTAATTTTTTTGTTTAATTAAATCTCTAATCTCAGTTAATTGATTCTCTATATTGGTTAGTCGACTTTGCATATCATCAATCTCTTGTTCTGCTTTATAATTTATAGCAAAATCGATAACAGATTCATGTTTATCTCTTACTGCTTGACGGTTTTGACTCATCATAATGACTGGTGCTTGAAATGCTGCAATAAATGATAGACATAAGTTCAGCAAGATAAAAGGCGCAGAGTCAAAATGAAATGATTTCGTAAACGATAAGCTATTCCAAATCATCCAGGCAGCAAGTGTACTACTAAACCATATAATAAATTTCCAACTGCCACCAAATTGCGCTATTTTATCTGCAATCCGATCAGACAATTTTGTTTTTTGTGTGTAATCACTATCTAAATGGTGCAGAATTTCTGACTCATAACGATCCACAAGTCGATCAATACGTGATAAGTTTTCTTGGTTTAAATCAATATCAAAACCTTGTATTTTTTTTGGTTTCTCAATTTGTTTTTTAAAATTAATTTGCTTCCAAATGTTTTGTACCATGCTTTAAAACCTCCTCTTTTTTAGAGGAAGCCACGTTTCAAAAGCTTATAAAAGGCGGACTACATTTTTATAAAGTAATCCTCCTCGGATATTCAATTGTATGACTTCCTCGGATGTCGGTAAATTATCCGACTCACCTATACTGGGACTACCCATAAAAATGTTCCACCTCACTTTTTTTAGTAAAAATACTCTTCTTATTATATGACGACTTATCCATTTGGACTATACTATTTTACCAAAAAATTGGTATATTCCTATATATATTTATTCCAAATTTTCGATATTCCTTAAATAAGTCGCAAACGTGATCATAATTTTATCCACTATCAAATACGATATCATACATTCACTAAATTTTTCATAAAAATGCTTGATTTTTCTATTACTTTTTAAATCTTCAACATTTCCAACTTTTTCTAAAAAAATCCTCAATCTACAA from Arthrobacter citreus encodes the following:
- a CDS encoding YafY family transcriptional regulator, translating into MKKSERINQILRFINQKQHFTLQDLMQEFQISKRTALRDVASIEEIGVPLYAEYGRYGGYRILNQMKLPPISFNTQEILALYFAMQALGSYSNLPFQVSYRTIHEKFINELSENQKQEIERMQNRVSFQNAVQIEECKHLEILLMAAVQNIVLKIVYKNISRTIHPIAIYVLKEYWYCQAYDMDKMAYRVFRCDRISSAEITKIQPLEELKEITKLNSHSLWKPSENAVKFKWLINEEGIELFQKEHYPSMKLINEFEKTYIIGTYEQNELGFIIKYLAKLGKTVKIIEPIILKESLRQYYKELLENIE
- a CDS encoding VOC family protein, which produces MTVQLNSFLMMNGNAKEAIEFYKEALDAKLLFSQTFGDAPEDSNSPLPENLKDLVAHAILKIGETNIMIADLFPTMIYRNGNNVNICITTNEIEKTNTFYNSLKEDGQVVMPLQPVHFSPAYGIVTDKYGVTFQIFTAKSEDAVKRGHQKEI
- a CDS encoding serine protease, with protein sequence MKKKALFSIPISLLLIAMIVTSFFLIHMKPNTKNVSQAHKLAVYTKSSVVRILDYATVKWSFDLSDQRVINVLQKDDYKTSVSDLGSGVIISSNGYIITNSHVLESSHIMTDDDIGTNAFDIIVNEVASANNWDYDQTYDYMYKNTTYKVIEKGTSVYLPDVNESIKAEVKMNTSLTNAAQDVAVLKIDGKGFPTIPLGDSDSLQSQDQIWVIGYPAAADSNLFSDDSLLVPTMNEGQISAISKTTKQGTPVIQINAAATHGNSGGPVIDQNGKIIGLLTFRGDTVNGQEIQGFNFAIPVNTIKKYIDLLNVPHSSSNTDRLFKEGAELYWGGYYKDALLKFRTVQEIYPKYADINQFISDSAQKSDSSKILWTNYKEAFLQFYVISILIIISLLIYTFTSNSKQNVKNRTLTDQDKDG
- a CDS encoding DUF1003 domain-containing protein; the protein is MVQNIWKQINFKKQIEKPKKIQGFDIDLNQENLSRIDRLVDRYESEILHHLDSDYTQKTKLSDRIADKIAQFGGSWKFIIWFSSTLAAWMIWNSLSFTKSFHFDSAPFILLNLCLSFIAAFQAPVIMMSQNRQAVRDKHESVIDFAINYKAEQEIDDMQSRLTNIENQLTEIRDLIKQKN